One Corynebacterium appendicis CIP 107643 DNA window includes the following coding sequences:
- a CDS encoding NUDIX domain-containing protein has protein sequence MEGDGNGWVDGPGGKRVWGKYGAAGLFLRAGGTVLLQHRAHWVADGGTWALPGGARDSHETAQEAALRETVEECGIDTSLVSVEKELVTAGEEPGWTYTTVMAHTTTGEPIDLEPNAESMELLWVPLNRIREYELHRGFESSLSVLLWHAESHD, from the coding sequence ATGGAAGGTGACGGCAACGGGTGGGTCGACGGCCCCGGCGGCAAGCGCGTGTGGGGAAAGTACGGTGCGGCGGGACTGTTCCTGCGCGCCGGGGGCACGGTGCTGCTGCAGCACCGGGCGCACTGGGTCGCCGACGGCGGGACGTGGGCGCTGCCCGGCGGCGCGCGCGATTCGCACGAGACGGCGCAGGAGGCGGCGCTGCGCGAGACGGTGGAGGAGTGCGGGATCGACACCTCGCTCGTCTCAGTGGAAAAAGAGCTGGTCACCGCAGGCGAAGAGCCCGGCTGGACCTACACCACCGTCATGGCGCACACCACGACCGGTGAGCCCATCGACCTTGAACCCAACGCAGAATCTATGGAGCTTCTGTGGGTTCCGCTGAACAGAATCAGGGAGTATGAGCTGCACCGGGGGTTTGAGTCGTCGTTAAGCGTGCTTTTGTGGCACGCTGAATCGCATGATTGA
- a CDS encoding serine/threonine protein kinase, producing MADRQSDRTPDEQDLPCDRDDLHDPEPTQAVAFDPFAEDEEDETAGETANENSTDDDWLSWYDHGDIDQVTEHARPKEPEKAEESAPAEEPQATQAVAFDPFADDEDGEDEGEATSADADDAGGPQATEAVAFDPFADEDDEEITDSTHVPELDEADLYGSAGEYAGLLKDLGELRAGQVQRAQAAHAEKEANERAQQEALARAQASTSERARRQALDTFRELRGVKRATRTVADGMVELPWVAPVEPNEAIKDPTNAIVNKKIPAPQLQQGDVVAGQYRILGVIAHGGMGWLYLAQDDFVAGRHVVLKGMQSEKSEDEAAAAAAEREFLADITHPGIVKIFNFIDDPRVDGGFIVMEFVGGPSLRERKNEQETHLLPIEQAIAYILEVLPALGYLHSRGVVYNDLKPDNIIVTEDQVKLIDLGAVSGIGAYGFIYGTKGYQAPEVAREGPSIASDIYTVGRTLAALILELPKEGGAYSHTLPTPSDSPTLRRYISLYRLLARCCNPDPRQRFRSVEELEGQLLGVLREIIALRDGINHPAQHSLFSPQRTTFGTKHLVFRTDQLIDGIDRTVEITPSEVVSALPTPLIDRSDVGAGLLSGTSYAEPQETLEALRQAFKATEYAHSAEIPFAVARAMLDLGLTTQAQHWLSQLDGPLRSDWRYHWYQGLTELIHGDFASAQRDFSAVLDIVPGEAAPKLALAAVDELLLQQSGLQQQKLIDDTLARHLSSIRTDLGELPNSYFRSQEKAGVISPKWSHVTDHPATLRLNAMRLYALVWAANPTTVSSAFGLARQLMYEGEVEMAVAALDKVPQQSRHHRMAKLTSILYLVSDALTESRIRRAARRLEEIPTNEPRLLQIKVAVLRAGLTFLRDSGASAATAKTQLFEYDFTIKDLRRGLAITLREQARRAPFARHRYALVDTANKVRPATWF from the coding sequence ATGGCCGACCGTCAGTCCGACCGCACCCCCGACGAGCAGGACCTCCCATGCGACCGCGACGACCTGCACGACCCGGAGCCGACCCAGGCCGTCGCCTTCGACCCGTTCGCGGAAGACGAAGAAGACGAGACCGCCGGCGAGACCGCCAACGAGAACAGCACCGACGACGACTGGCTCTCCTGGTACGACCACGGCGACATCGACCAGGTGACCGAGCACGCCCGGCCGAAAGAGCCTGAAAAGGCGGAAGAATCCGCCCCAGCAGAAGAGCCGCAGGCGACGCAGGCGGTCGCGTTCGACCCGTTCGCGGACGACGAGGACGGCGAAGACGAAGGCGAAGCCACCAGCGCAGACGCAGACGACGCCGGCGGCCCCCAGGCGACGGAGGCGGTGGCTTTCGACCCGTTCGCGGACGAGGACGACGAAGAGATCACGGACAGCACCCACGTGCCGGAATTGGACGAGGCGGATCTGTACGGCAGCGCGGGCGAGTACGCGGGCCTCTTGAAAGACCTGGGTGAACTGCGTGCCGGCCAGGTGCAAAGAGCGCAGGCGGCGCACGCGGAGAAGGAAGCGAACGAGCGGGCGCAGCAGGAAGCGCTGGCACGGGCACAGGCCAGCACGAGTGAACGGGCGCGCAGGCAGGCGCTGGACACATTCCGCGAACTGCGCGGCGTCAAGCGTGCGACGCGCACGGTGGCCGACGGCATGGTGGAGCTGCCGTGGGTCGCACCGGTGGAGCCGAATGAGGCGATCAAAGATCCGACGAACGCGATCGTCAACAAGAAGATCCCGGCGCCGCAGCTGCAGCAGGGCGATGTCGTCGCAGGCCAGTACCGGATCCTGGGCGTGATCGCGCATGGCGGCATGGGCTGGCTCTACCTGGCGCAGGACGATTTCGTGGCGGGCCGCCACGTGGTGCTCAAAGGCATGCAATCGGAGAAGAGCGAGGACGAGGCGGCTGCCGCGGCGGCGGAGCGCGAATTCCTGGCGGACATCACGCACCCCGGCATCGTGAAGATCTTCAACTTCATCGACGACCCCAGGGTTGACGGGGGATTCATTGTGATGGAGTTCGTGGGTGGGCCGTCGTTACGCGAACGAAAAAATGAGCAAGAAACGCACCTTCTTCCCATCGAGCAGGCGATCGCGTACATCCTGGAGGTGCTTCCCGCGCTGGGATACCTGCATAGTCGCGGCGTGGTGTACAACGACCTCAAACCCGACAACATCATTGTCACGGAAGACCAGGTCAAGCTCATCGACCTCGGCGCGGTCAGCGGCATCGGCGCGTACGGCTTCATCTACGGCACGAAGGGCTACCAGGCGCCGGAGGTCGCGCGCGAGGGTCCGAGCATCGCCAGCGACATCTACACCGTCGGGCGCACGCTCGCCGCGCTCATCCTCGAGCTGCCGAAGGAGGGCGGCGCGTACTCGCACACGCTGCCCACGCCGAGCGACTCGCCGACGCTGCGCCGCTATATCTCGCTGTACCGTCTGCTCGCGCGGTGCTGTAATCCGGACCCGCGGCAGCGTTTCCGCAGCGTGGAAGAGCTCGAGGGACAGCTGCTCGGCGTCCTGCGCGAAATCATTGCGCTGCGCGACGGCATCAACCACCCCGCGCAGCATTCGCTGTTCTCGCCGCAACGTACGACATTCGGCACAAAGCACCTCGTCTTCCGCACCGATCAGCTTATCGACGGCATCGACCGCACCGTCGAAATCACCCCCTCCGAAGTGGTGTCCGCGCTGCCCACTCCCCTCATCGATCGCTCCGATGTCGGCGCGGGACTGCTCTCCGGCACCTCCTACGCCGAGCCCCAGGAGACCCTGGAAGCTCTGCGCCAGGCCTTCAAGGCCACCGAATACGCCCACTCCGCCGAAATCCCCTTCGCCGTTGCCCGCGCCATGCTCGACCTCGGCCTGACCACGCAGGCGCAGCACTGGCTCAGCCAGCTCGACGGTCCGCTGCGTTCCGACTGGCGCTACCACTGGTACCAGGGGCTCACCGAGCTCATCCACGGCGATTTCGCCTCCGCGCAGCGCGACTTCTCCGCCGTCCTCGACATCGTCCCCGGCGAGGCCGCACCCAAGCTCGCGCTCGCCGCCGTCGACGAGCTTCTCCTCCAGCAATCAGGACTACAACAACAAAAGCTTATCGATGACACCCTCGCCCGCCATCTCTCCTCCATCCGCACCGACCTGGGTGAATTGCCCAACTCCTATTTCCGGTCCCAGGAGAAAGCCGGCGTGATCTCGCCCAAGTGGTCTCACGTGACCGACCATCCGGCAACACTCCGGCTCAATGCGATGCGCCTCTACGCCCTCGTGTGGGCCGCCAACCCCACCACGGTCTCGTCCGCCTTCGGCCTGGCCCGCCAGCTCATGTACGAAGGCGAAGTCGAGATGGCCGTCGCCGCCCTGGACAAGGTGCCGCAGCAGTCCCGCCACCACCGCATGGCAAAACTGACCTCGATCCTCTACCTGGTCAGCGACGCGCTCACCGAGTCCCGCATCCGCCGCGCCGCACGCCGCCTCGAGGAGATCCCCACCAACGAGCCCCGGCTGCTCCAGATCAAGGTCGCCGTCCTCCGCGCCGGCCTGACATTCCTCCGCGACTCCGGCGCCTCCGCCGCCACCGCGAAGACCCAGCTCTTCGAGTACGACTTCACCATCAAGGACCTCCGCCGTGGCCTGGCCATCACCCTGCGCGAACAAGCCCGCCGGGCCCCGTTCGCCCGCCACCGCTACGCGCTGGTGGACACCGCGAACAAAGTCCGCCCCGCGACCTGGTTCTAG
- a CDS encoding ABC transporter ATP-binding protein has translation MIDVQNLTKEYGQVRAVDDLTFQVEPGVVTGFLGPNGAGKSTTMRMILGLDTPTSGTALIDGAPYRSLSNPLRKVGALLDAKAIHPNRSARNALLWQAQASGIPTSRVDEVLDLVGLTSVANKKAGGFSLGMGQRLGIAAAMLGDPEYLILDEPVNGLDPEGIRWVRELLRRFAAEGRTVLVSSHLLSEMAQTADQLVVIGKGRLVAAGAVHEFIKENSAVTTVVRTPHLDQFAAALRSEGIEFTQAADLDGRAVLEIPSRSSEDIGALAFSTGIMLTELSERRASLEDAYIRRTESAVEYQTGMPAGPAAGPAAGSADPTGSASAGPDTFDSMTGDHRA, from the coding sequence ATGATTGACGTACAGAACCTGACCAAAGAATATGGGCAGGTCCGCGCGGTCGACGACCTCACGTTCCAGGTCGAGCCCGGCGTGGTCACCGGCTTCCTCGGGCCGAACGGCGCCGGCAAATCGACGACGATGCGCATGATCTTAGGCCTCGACACGCCAACATCAGGCACCGCGCTTATCGACGGCGCCCCCTACCGCTCCCTTTCCAACCCCCTCCGCAAGGTCGGGGCGCTTCTGGATGCCAAGGCGATCCACCCCAACCGCTCCGCCCGCAACGCGCTGCTGTGGCAGGCCCAAGCCTCGGGCATCCCGACCTCCCGCGTCGATGAAGTGCTCGACCTGGTCGGCCTGACCTCTGTGGCGAATAAAAAGGCTGGTGGTTTTTCCCTCGGTATGGGCCAGCGCCTCGGCATTGCCGCAGCCATGCTCGGCGACCCCGAATACCTGATCCTCGACGAGCCCGTCAACGGCCTCGACCCCGAAGGCATCCGCTGGGTCCGCGAACTGCTGCGCCGCTTCGCCGCTGAAGGCCGCACCGTGCTGGTGTCCTCCCACCTGCTTTCCGAGATGGCTCAGACCGCCGACCAGCTCGTGGTCATCGGCAAGGGCCGCCTTGTCGCAGCCGGGGCCGTCCACGAGTTCATCAAGGAGAACTCCGCCGTCACCACCGTCGTGCGCACCCCGCACCTCGACCAGTTCGCCGCTGCCCTTCGCTCGGAAGGAATTGAGTTCACCCAAGCCGCCGACCTCGACGGCCGCGCTGTATTGGAGATCCCCAGCCGCTCCTCCGAGGACATCGGCGCACTCGCGTTCTCGACCGGCATCATGCTCACCGAGCTTTCCGAGCGCCGCGCCTCCCTCGAAGACGCCTACATCCGCCGCACCGAGAGCGCCGTCGAATACCAGACTGGGATGCCCGCGGGGCCGGCCGCTGGTCCTGCCGCTGGTTCCGCTGACCCCACTGGTTCCGCGTCGGCT
- a CDS encoding FAD-dependent oxidoreductase produces the protein MSTPTSDNTLRVAVVGSGPAGIYASDLLVKSDVDVHVDLFERMPAPFGLIRYGVAPDHPRIKGIVKSLHNVLDKPEIRLLANVNVGEDVTVEELQEYYDAVIFATGATADRDLNVPGAELDGHYGAGQFVGFYDGNPNFTRDWDLTAEKVAIVGVGNVALDIARVLAKTADELKVTEIPDNVYDNLNASAAKEIHVFGRRGPAQAKFSPLELKELDHSDSIEVIVDPEDIDYDEASEAARREAKSVDLVCQTLEGYAMRDPKGAPHKLFIHFFESPVEIIGEDSKVSGFVTERTELDGNGGVTATGETTTWDVQAVYRAVGYRSDAVNGVPFDDHRAVIPNDEGHVLTEFGGDIIPGLYTTGWIKRGPVGLIGNTKSDAKDTTTMLLDDYRNGTLTPTEHRDDQAILDHLKDKGVKVTTWEGWHNLDAAERALGEAEGRERKKIVEWDDMVNASHPEYSI, from the coding sequence ATGAGTACTCCCACTTCCGACAACACCCTCCGCGTCGCCGTCGTCGGCTCCGGCCCCGCCGGCATCTACGCCTCCGACCTCTTGGTCAAGTCCGATGTGGACGTGCACGTGGACCTCTTCGAGCGCATGCCCGCCCCCTTCGGCCTGATCCGCTACGGCGTGGCACCGGACCACCCGCGCATCAAGGGCATTGTGAAGTCCCTGCACAACGTGCTGGACAAGCCGGAGATCCGCCTGCTGGCCAACGTGAACGTGGGCGAGGACGTGACTGTCGAAGAGCTGCAGGAGTACTACGACGCCGTCATCTTCGCCACCGGCGCGACCGCCGACCGCGACCTGAATGTCCCAGGTGCGGAGCTCGACGGCCACTACGGTGCCGGCCAGTTCGTCGGCTTCTACGACGGCAACCCGAACTTCACCCGCGACTGGGATCTCACCGCTGAGAAGGTCGCCATCGTCGGCGTCGGCAACGTCGCGCTCGACATCGCCCGCGTGCTGGCCAAGACCGCCGACGAGCTCAAGGTCACGGAGATCCCGGACAACGTCTACGACAACCTGAACGCGTCCGCTGCGAAGGAGATCCACGTCTTCGGCCGCCGCGGCCCCGCCCAGGCCAAGTTCAGCCCTCTCGAACTGAAGGAGCTGGACCACTCCGACAGCATCGAGGTCATCGTCGACCCGGAGGATATCGACTACGACGAGGCGTCGGAGGCGGCTCGTCGAGAAGCGAAAAGCGTCGACCTTGTGTGCCAGACCCTGGAAGGCTACGCGATGCGCGACCCGAAGGGCGCCCCGCACAAGCTGTTCATCCACTTCTTTGAGTCCCCCGTGGAGATCATCGGCGAGGACAGCAAGGTCAGCGGCTTTGTCACTGAGCGCACCGAACTCGACGGCAACGGCGGCGTGACTGCCACCGGCGAGACCACCACCTGGGACGTCCAGGCCGTCTACCGCGCCGTCGGCTACCGCTCCGACGCCGTCAACGGCGTGCCTTTCGACGACCACCGCGCCGTCATCCCCAACGACGAAGGCCACGTCCTCACCGAATTCGGCGGCGACATCATCCCCGGCCTGTACACCACCGGCTGGATCAAGCGCGGCCCCGTCGGCCTGATCGGCAACACCAAGTCCGACGCCAAGGACACCACCACCATGCTTCTCGACGACTACCGCAACGGCACCCTCACCCCCACCGAACACCGCGACGACCAGGCCATCCTCGACCACCTCAAGGACAAGGGTGTCAAGGTGACCACCTGGGAAGGCTGGCACAACCTCGACGCCGCCGAGCGCGCCCTCGGCGAGGCCGAAGGCCGCGAGCGCAAGAAGATCGTCGAGTGGGACGACATGGTCAACGCCTCCCACCCCGAGTACTCAATCTAG
- a CDS encoding acetate kinase, with translation MAYALVLNSGSSSIKFQIVDPTASASDRPFVTGLVERIGEPNGRISIKIEGRHVESNMPIRDHRGGLMLAIAMLDANGAGPTAVDIIACGHRVVHGGKTFSAPVLVDDEVVEQIRELVPLAPLHNTANVDGIEVARDLLPNVPHVAVFDTGFFTDLPAASANYAIDLDVAQQHQIRRYGFHGTSHEFIAREVADHLGQSVEELNQIVLHLGNGASVSAIRGGQAQDTTMGLTPLEGLVMGTRSGDIDPGVIFHLYRTAGMDIDAIDDLLNRHSGVKGLSGVNDFRVLHEKMEEGDEKAKLAYDVYIHRLRRYIGAYMITLGRVDTITFTAGVGENDATVRTNSLADLENFGIKIDEEKNQNGSGPRIISTEDSATKVLVVPTNEELAIAQKSAAIAESL, from the coding sequence ATGGCCTACGCACTCGTCCTCAACTCCGGTTCCTCGTCGATCAAATTCCAGATCGTCGACCCCACCGCATCCGCCTCCGACCGCCCGTTCGTGACCGGCCTGGTCGAGCGCATCGGCGAGCCGAACGGCCGCATCTCCATCAAGATTGAGGGCCGCCACGTCGAGTCGAATATGCCGATCCGCGACCATCGCGGCGGCCTGATGCTGGCCATCGCCATGCTGGACGCCAACGGCGCCGGCCCGACCGCGGTGGACATCATCGCCTGCGGCCACCGCGTCGTCCACGGCGGCAAGACCTTCAGCGCGCCTGTGCTTGTTGACGACGAGGTGGTCGAGCAGATCCGCGAACTCGTCCCCCTTGCGCCGCTGCACAACACCGCGAACGTCGACGGCATTGAGGTCGCCCGCGACCTGCTGCCGAACGTCCCGCACGTGGCTGTGTTCGACACCGGCTTCTTCACCGACCTGCCGGCAGCCTCCGCGAACTATGCCATCGACCTGGACGTCGCCCAACAGCACCAGATCCGCCGCTACGGCTTCCACGGCACCTCCCACGAGTTCATTGCCCGCGAGGTCGCCGACCACCTCGGCCAGTCCGTCGAGGAGCTCAACCAGATCGTCCTCCACCTCGGAAACGGCGCCTCCGTCTCCGCCATCCGTGGCGGCCAGGCACAGGACACCACCATGGGTCTCACCCCACTCGAGGGCCTGGTCATGGGCACCCGCTCGGGTGACATCGACCCGGGCGTGATCTTCCACCTTTACCGCACCGCCGGCATGGACATCGACGCCATCGACGACCTGCTCAACCGCCACTCCGGTGTGAAGGGCCTGTCCGGCGTCAACGACTTCCGTGTCCTGCACGAGAAGATGGAGGAAGGCGACGAGAAGGCCAAGCTGGCTTACGACGTCTACATTCACCGCCTCCGCCGCTACATCGGCGCCTACATGATCACCCTGGGCCGCGTGGACACCATCACGTTCACCGCCGGTGTCGGCGAGAACGACGCCACCGTCCGCACCAACTCCCTGGCCGACCTGGAGAACTTCGGCATCAAGATCGACGAGGAGAAGAACCAGAACGGTTCCGGCCCCCGCATCATCTCCACCGAGGACTCCGCCACCAAGGTCCTCGTCGTCCCGACGAACGAGGAACTTGCCATCGCGCAGAAGTCCGCCGCGATCGCAGAGTCGCTCTAA
- a CDS encoding glutamate ABC transporter substrate-binding protein, with the protein MARIAYRRPPLPHPAASLTAALAAVALTLSSCAPTPPPPQEQASNDTTHDELFPPGAQLDEPGEEPSETAEPADWEGSLRPDDTTPEERIPEIHKRGRIIIGVDQSQYLLSFRDNATGELKGFEIDLAREISRDIFGDPDKVDFRFIDSTMRTEAIVSGQVDIVVRTMSITKKRLEAIDFSAPYLDSSVRMLVPSASGIESTGDITDARICVADGSNVVDMARRTFPDQEILRTRTWTDCLMAMQQFQTGAILGDETILAGAAAQDPLTTVTGEAVADQQYSVGIPKGNDGLTRQVNSTLERIRGDGTWDAMFDKWLSPHIGARSAPALKYRPDEPDAGNPDSAEGD; encoded by the coding sequence ATGGCACGCATCGCTTATCGACGCCCACCCCTCCCCCACCCCGCCGCTTCCCTCACCGCAGCTCTCGCCGCCGTGGCTCTCACGCTTTCCTCCTGCGCGCCCACCCCTCCCCCGCCGCAGGAGCAGGCCAGCAACGACACCACCCACGACGAGCTGTTCCCTCCCGGCGCGCAGCTCGACGAGCCCGGTGAAGAGCCCAGCGAGACCGCCGAGCCCGCCGACTGGGAAGGCTCGCTGCGCCCGGACGACACAACACCGGAGGAACGGATCCCGGAGATCCACAAGCGCGGCCGCATCATCATCGGTGTGGACCAGTCCCAGTACCTGCTGAGCTTCCGCGACAACGCCACCGGCGAGCTCAAAGGCTTCGAGATTGACCTTGCCCGGGAGATTTCAAGAGACATTTTCGGCGACCCGGACAAGGTCGACTTCCGCTTCATCGACTCCACCATGCGCACGGAGGCGATCGTGTCGGGCCAGGTGGATATCGTGGTGCGCACCATGTCGATCACCAAGAAGCGCCTGGAGGCGATCGATTTCTCCGCCCCCTACCTCGATTCCAGCGTGCGAATGCTCGTCCCGTCTGCCTCCGGCATCGAGTCCACCGGCGACATCACCGACGCGCGCATCTGCGTCGCCGACGGTTCCAATGTCGTCGACATGGCCCGCCGCACCTTCCCCGACCAGGAGATCCTGCGCACCCGCACCTGGACCGACTGCCTGATGGCCATGCAGCAGTTCCAGACCGGTGCCATCCTCGGCGACGAGACCATTCTCGCCGGCGCCGCCGCCCAGGACCCGCTGACCACCGTCACCGGCGAGGCGGTGGCGGACCAGCAGTACTCCGTCGGCATTCCCAAGGGCAATGACGGCCTGACCCGCCAGGTCAACTCCACCCTCGAGCGCATCCGCGGCGACGGCACGTGGGACGCCATGTTCGACAAGTGGCTCAGCCCGCATATCGGCGCCCGCTCCGCCCCCGCCCTCAAATACCGCCCCGACGAGCCCGACGCCGGCAACCCCGACAGCGCGGAAGGAGATTAA
- the pta gene encoding phosphate acetyltransferase, whose protein sequence is MAANRSVLITALGRALEGGDIEALAGEKNLKVVNLSDQERDLSAIVSADLLADGDSLIIGTGDYTFDAEVAAALGVPVLLLTADGAAESPAAELALARVGELGAEARGVDKLDASALDAALGAGARQVMSPAVFENWLIPRAKEKRAHIVLPEGEDDRILEAAHQLLKQDVADLTILGVSDDIARRADEKGLNLSGANIIDHLNSELLDEFAEEFAELRKKKGVTVSEARETMKDISYFATMMVHKGLADGMVSGAANTTAHTIKPSFQIIKTAPGASVVSSVFLMVMRDRLWAFGDCAVNPNPTAEQIGEIAAVSAKTAAQFGIDPKVAILSYSTGSSGSGPDVERAVEATAKAKELAPDTAIDGPLQFDAAADPGVGKKKAPDSPVAGQANVFVFPDLEAGNAGYKIAQRTGGALAIGPVLQGLNKPVNDLSRGATVPDIVNTVAITAIQAQGAH, encoded by the coding sequence ATGGCTGCAAACAGGTCCGTTCTCATCACGGCGCTAGGCCGCGCACTCGAGGGGGGTGACATCGAGGCGCTAGCGGGGGAGAAGAACCTGAAGGTCGTGAATTTGAGCGACCAGGAGCGCGATCTTTCCGCAATCGTGTCGGCGGACCTGCTCGCTGACGGTGACAGCCTGATCATCGGCACCGGCGACTACACCTTCGACGCGGAGGTCGCCGCGGCGCTCGGTGTCCCGGTGCTGCTGCTCACCGCAGACGGCGCAGCTGAAAGCCCGGCGGCAGAGCTCGCTCTGGCTCGGGTGGGGGAGCTGGGGGCGGAAGCACGAGGCGTCGATAAGCTCGATGCTTCTGCTCTCGACGCCGCACTCGGCGCGGGCGCGCGGCAGGTCATGTCCCCCGCTGTGTTCGAGAACTGGCTGATCCCGCGCGCGAAGGAGAAGCGCGCGCACATCGTCCTGCCGGAGGGCGAGGACGACCGCATCCTGGAGGCCGCTCACCAGCTGCTCAAGCAGGACGTGGCAGACCTGACCATCCTCGGTGTCAGCGACGATATTGCGCGCCGCGCCGACGAAAAGGGCCTGAACCTGTCGGGCGCGAACATCATCGACCACCTGAATTCCGAGCTGCTCGACGAGTTTGCGGAAGAATTCGCTGAGCTGCGCAAGAAGAAGGGCGTCACCGTCTCCGAAGCGCGCGAGACGATGAAGGACATCTCCTACTTCGCCACCATGATGGTCCACAAGGGCCTCGCTGACGGAATGGTCTCCGGTGCGGCGAACACCACGGCGCACACCATCAAGCCGTCGTTCCAGATCATCAAGACCGCGCCGGGCGCATCCGTTGTGTCGTCCGTGTTCCTGATGGTCATGCGCGACCGCCTGTGGGCGTTCGGCGACTGCGCCGTGAACCCGAACCCGACTGCCGAGCAGATCGGTGAGATTGCCGCCGTGTCCGCGAAGACCGCGGCGCAGTTCGGCATCGACCCGAAGGTGGCCATCCTGTCCTACTCCACCGGTTCCTCCGGCTCCGGCCCGGACGTGGAGCGCGCTGTCGAGGCGACCGCCAAGGCCAAGGAGCTTGCCCCGGACACGGCTATCGATGGCCCGCTGCAGTTCGACGCCGCCGCCGACCCCGGCGTGGGCAAGAAGAAGGCCCCGGATTCCCCGGTGGCCGGCCAGGCGAACGTCTTCGTCTTCCCGGACCTCGAGGCCGGCAACGCCGGCTACAAGATCGCGCAGCGCACCGGCGGCGCGCTCGCCATCGGCCCCGTCCTGCAGGGCCTGAACAAGCCGGTCAATGACCTGTCCCGCGGCGCGACTGTCCCGGACATCGTCAACACCGTCGCTATCACTGCTATCCAGGCGCAAGGAGCTCACTAA